The following coding sequences lie in one Spirosoma sp. KUDC1026 genomic window:
- a CDS encoding DUF5009 domain-containing protein, with translation MQTVPTAADPLSKPAPLVSRVGAIDVLRGLTMVLMIFVNDLWSLTDIPAWLEHVERGVDGIGLADVVFPAFLFIVGLSLPFAIQARRAKGDNNGQLVGHVLSRTVGLLTMGVFLVNGESINEAATGMPRLMWNVLACVCFILIWNLYPKTMPAWLRTTLKGLGITVLVAMAFVYRGEGEPVSRFATHWWGILGLIGWSYLAAALVTVFAHDRLVVLVIAWVAFAVLSMADQAHLLPAAVSFIPSAISGGTLAGLSMGGVVVGTLFQHYRRLGDNRQMTLVFVAISLILIGCSVLTRPYWGLSKLGATPAWLFLCSAFTILAFMVIYWLVDVYGKKNWFSLIKPAGTDTLLCYLMPYFAYALTTALSVHLPARLLTGGIGLLQSVLFALLCVWVAGRLSKLGIRLKL, from the coding sequence ATGCAGACCGTTCCTACTGCCGCCGATCCTCTTTCCAAACCAGCTCCGCTAGTCTCGCGGGTGGGTGCTATCGACGTGCTCCGTGGGCTGACCATGGTGCTGATGATCTTCGTTAATGACCTTTGGTCGCTGACGGATATTCCGGCCTGGCTGGAACACGTCGAGCGGGGTGTTGATGGGATCGGGCTGGCCGACGTTGTCTTTCCGGCCTTTCTGTTTATTGTCGGCCTGTCGCTGCCCTTTGCTATCCAGGCCCGCCGGGCGAAGGGAGATAACAACGGACAACTGGTCGGTCATGTGCTGAGCCGGACGGTGGGTCTGCTGACGATGGGCGTGTTTCTGGTCAACGGCGAATCCATCAACGAAGCCGCCACGGGCATGCCGCGCCTTATGTGGAACGTACTGGCTTGCGTCTGCTTTATCCTGATCTGGAATCTCTATCCCAAAACGATGCCCGCCTGGCTGCGTACTACGTTGAAAGGGCTGGGTATCACCGTGCTGGTTGCCATGGCGTTTGTGTACCGGGGCGAAGGCGAACCCGTTTCCCGCTTCGCGACGCACTGGTGGGGAATTCTTGGCCTCATCGGCTGGTCATATCTGGCGGCTGCTCTGGTAACGGTCTTTGCCCATGACCGACTTGTCGTATTAGTCATTGCCTGGGTAGCTTTTGCGGTATTGAGCATGGCCGATCAGGCGCACCTCCTGCCTGCAGCGGTTTCGTTCATTCCCAGCGCCATCAGCGGGGGAACGCTGGCCGGACTAAGCATGGGGGGAGTCGTGGTGGGTACGCTCTTTCAGCATTACCGTCGTCTGGGCGACAACCGGCAGATGACCCTGGTCTTTGTTGCCATTTCGCTTATCCTGATTGGCTGTTCTGTACTGACCCGGCCGTACTGGGGTCTGTCTAAACTAGGTGCTACGCCAGCCTGGCTATTCCTGTGCAGCGCTTTCACGATCCTGGCGTTTATGGTTATCTACTGGCTGGTGGACGTGTACGGCAAAAAGAACTGGTTTTCGTTGATCAAACCCGCCGGAACCGATACGCTGCTCTGTTACCTGATGCCGTATTTCGCCTATGCCCTGACAACGGCGCTGTCTGTTCACCTGCCTGCCCGACTGCTGACGGGGGGCATCGGCCTGCTCCAGTCGGTTCTGTTCGCTTTACTCTGTGTCTGGGTAGCCGGACGCCTGAGCAAACTGGGCATCCGGCTGAAACTGTAA